The Prunus persica cultivar Lovell chromosome G7, Prunus_persica_NCBIv2, whole genome shotgun sequence genome has a segment encoding these proteins:
- the LOC18769796 gene encoding ubiquitin carboxyl-terminal hydrolase 12 isoform X1 encodes MTMMTPAPLDQQEDEEMLVPHSDLVEGPQPMEVAQVEPAASTVESQPVEDPPTMKFTWTIENFARLNTKKHYSDMFIVGGYKWRILIFPKGNNVDYLSMYLDVADSGTLPYGWSRYAHFSLAVVNQIQTKYSIRKDTQHQFNARESDWGFTSFMPLGDLYDPSRGYLVNDTVVVEAEVAVRKVLDYWSYDSKKETGYVGLKNQGATCYMNSLLQTLYHIPYFRKAVYHMPTTENDMPSGSIPLALQSLFYKLQYNDSSVATKELTKSFGWDTYDSFMQHDVQELNRVLCEKLEDKMKGTVVEGTIQQLFEGHHMNYIECINVDYKSTRKESFYDLQLDVKGCRDVYASFDKYVEVERLEGDNKYHAEEHGLQDAKKGVLFIDFPPVLQLQLKRFEYDFMRDTMVKINDRYEFPLQLDLDRENGKYLSPDSDKSVRNLYTLHSVLVHSGGVHGGHYYAFIRPTLSDQWYKFDDERVTKEDVKRALEEQYGGEEELPQTNPGFNNTPFKFTKYSNAYMLVYIRDSDKDKIICNVDEKDIAEHLRIRLKKEQEEKEDKRRYKAQAHLYTIIKVARDEDLAEQIGRDIYFDLVDHDKVRSFRIQKQTPFNLFKEEVAKEFGIPVQFQRFWIWAKRQNHTYRPNRPLTPQEELQSVGHLREVSNKTHNAELKLFLEVEFGPDLRPIPLPDKTKEDILLFFKLYEPQKRELRFVGRLFVKSSSKPVDILAKLNQLAGFGPDEEIELYEEIKFEPCIMCEHLDKRTSFRLSQIEDGDIICFQKSTPLESEEECKYPDVPSFLEYVHNRQIVHFRSLEKPKEEDFSLELSKLHTYDDVVEKVARQIGLEDPTKIRLTAHNCYSQQPKPQPIKYRGVEHLTDMLVHYNQSSDILYYEVLDIPLPELQGLKNLKVAFHHATKDEVVIHNIRLPKQSTVGDVINVLKTKVELSHPNAELRLLEVFYHKIYKIFPHTEKIENINDQYWTLRAEEIPEEEKNLAVHDRLIHVYHFTKDTAQNQMQVQNFGEPFFLVIHEGETLAEVKVRVQKKLQVPDDEFSKWKFAFLSLGRPEYLQDSDIVSSRFQRRDVYGAWEQYLGLEHSDNAPKRAYAANQNRHAYEKPVKIYN; translated from the exons ATGACTATGATGACTCCTGCACCGTTAGAT CAGCAAGAGGACGAAGAGATGCTTGTGCCGCACTCGGATTTGGTCGAAGGCCCTCAGCCCATGGAAG TAGCCCAAGTGGAGCCCGCTGCTAGTACAGTTGAAAGTCAGCCAGTGGAGGATCCTCCAACCATGAAATTCACTTGGACTATTGAGAACTTTGCTAGGTTGAACACCAAGAAGCACTACTCTGACATGTTTATTGTTGGCGGCTATAAATG GCGGATACTAATATTTCCCAAGGGAAACAATGTGGACTACTTGTCAATGTATTTGGATGTGGCGGATTCTGGGACATTGCCATATGGGTGGAGTAGATATGCGCACTTCAGCTTGGCTGTAGTTAATCAGATCCAGACCAAGTACTCAATAAGAAAGG ATACACAACATCAGTTCAATGCAAGAGAAAGTGACTGGGGATTCACATCATTCATGCCGCTCGGTGATCTTTATGACCCTAGTAGGGGGTATCTGGTGAATGATACAGTCGTCGTTGAAGCTGAGGTTGCTGTCCGTAAGGTTCTTGATTACTGGTCGTATGACTCAAAAAAGGAAACTGGTTATGTTGGGCTCAAGAATCAGGGAGCAACATGCTATATGAATTCTCTACTCCAGACTTTGTACCATATACCTTACTTCAGAAAG GCTGTGTATCATATGCCAACAACTGAGAATGACATGCCTTCAGGAAGCATCCCTTTGGCACTACAAAGTTTATTCTATAAGCTTCAATACAATGACAGCAGTGTTGCAACAAAAGAATTGACCAAGTCTTTTGGATGGGATACATATGATTCCTTTATGCAACATGATGTGCAGGAGCTTAATAGAGTTCTTTGTGAAAAGCTTGAAGATAAAATGAAG GGAACTGTTGTGGAGGGTACAATACAGCAGTTATTTGAAGGACATCACATGAATTACATTGAATGCATAAATGTGGATTACAAATCTACAAGAAAAGAATCATTTTATG ACCTCCAGCTTGATGTCAAAGGCTGTCGGGATGTTTATGCTTCTTTTGACAAGTATGTGGAAGTTGAGCGTCTTGAGGGTGACAATAAATACCATGCTGAAGAACATGGTTTGCAG GATGCTAAGAAGGGTGTCCTGTTTATTGACTTCCCTCCCGTTCTTCAACTTCAGTTAAAGCGATTTGAATATGATTTTATGCGAGATACAATGGTTAAG ATAAATGATCGCTATGAATTTCCTCTTCAACTTGACCTTGATAGGGAGAATGGCAAATATCTATCACCTGACTCAGATAAGAGTGTCCGCAACCTCTACACTCTTCATAG TGTCTTGGTTCATAGTGGTGGGGTGCACGGCGGACATTACTATGCTTTTATCAGGCCAACCCTCTCTGACCAGTG GTACAAGTTTGATGATGAACGTGTGACAAAAGAGGATGTGAAGAGGGCATTAGAAGAGCAATATGGTGGTGAGGAAGAG TTGCCACAGACCAATCCTGGCTTTAATAATACTCCtttcaaatttacaaaatACTCGAATGCATACATGCTTGTGTATATACGGGACAGTGATAAGGACAAAATAATATGTAACGTTGATGAGAAAGACATAGCTGAACACTTACGG aTAAGGTTGaagaaagaacaagaagaaaaagaagacaaaaggaGATATAAGGCACAAGCACACCTCTATACGATTATTAAG GTTGCTCGAGATGAGGACCTGGCAGAACAAATTGGAAGGGATATATATTTTGATCTTGTGGACCATGACAAAGTTCGTAGTTTCCGTATTCAGAAACAGACACCATTTAATCTTTTCAAG GAGGAGGTTGCAAAAGAGTTTGGTATACCAGTGCAATTTCAGCGCTTCTGGATTTGGGCTAAGAGACAAAACCACACATATCGCCCCAATCGACCATTGACACCTCAAGAAGAACTACAATCA GTCGGACACTTGAGAGAGGTATCAAATAAAACACACAATGCAGAGCTGAAGCTGTTTTTGGAAGTAGAGTTTGGGCCG GATCTACGCCCTATTCCTCTGCCCGACAAAACCAAGGAAGATATCCTGCTGTTCTTTAAGCTTTATGAACCTCAGAAACGAGAACTACG TTTTGTCGGTAGGCTATTTGTGAAGAGTTCTAGTAAGCCAGTAGATATTTTGGCAAAATTAAATCAATTGGCTGGTTTTGGCCCCgatgaagaaattgaacttTATGAG GAAATAAAGTTTGAGCCTTGTATCATGTGCGAACACCTTGACAAGAGGACCTCATTTCGATTAAGTCAG ATTGAAGATGGAGACATCATTTGCTTTCAGAAATCTACTCCacttgaaagtgaagaagaaTGTAAATATCCTGATGTTCCTTCATTTTTGGAATATGTACACAATCGCCAG ATTGTTCATTTCCGTTCTTTGGAGAAACCGAAGGAGGAGGATTTTAGTTTAGAATT GTCAAAGCTACACACTTATGATGATGTGGTGGAGAAGGTGGCTCGCCAAATTGGTTTGGAAGATCCTACTAAAATCAGACTCACCGCTCATAACTGCTATTCTCAACAACCTAAGCCCCAACCAATCAAATATCGGGGAGTAGAGCATTTAACAGATATGCTAGTCCATTACAATCAA AGCTCTGATATTTTGTATTATGAGGTCTTGGACATCCCTCTTCCAGAATTGCAAGGCCTAAAAAACCTGAAAGTTGCTTTTCATCATGCTACAAAAGATGAG GTGGTGATTCACAATATTAGATTGCCAAAACAGAGCACTGTTGGCGATGTGATTAATGTACTTAAAACAAAG GTAGAGCTGTCTCATCCAAATGCAGAACTCAGACTGCTCGAGGTTTTCTATCACAAGATCTACAAG ATCTTCCCACACACTGAAAAGATTGAGAACATAAATGACCAGTACTGGACTTTGCGTGCTGAGGAG ATTccagaagaagagaaaaacttgGCTGTCCATGATCGCTTGATTCATGTTTACCACTTTACAAAGGACACTGCACAGAACCAGATG cAAGTACAAAATTTCGGGGAACCTTTCTTCTTGGTCATCCATGAAGGTGAAACTTTAGCTGAAGTTAAAGTACGCGTACAAAAGAAATTACAGGTCCCCGATGATGAGTTTTCAAAG TGGAAGTTTGCATTCTTGTCACTCGGTCGTCCAGAGTACTTACAGGATTCTGATATTGTTTCCAGCCGATTTCAG AGAAGAGATGTTTATGGTGCTTGGGAGCAGTACCTTGGGTTGGAGCACTCGGATAATGCTCCTAAGAGAGCTTATGCCGCAAATCAA AACCGTCACGCATATGAGAAGCcagttaaaatatacaactaA
- the LOC18769796 gene encoding ubiquitin carboxyl-terminal hydrolase 12 isoform X3, protein MTMMTPAPLDQQEDEEMLVPHSDLVEGPQPMEAQVEPAASTVESQPVEDPPTMKFTWTIENFARLNTKKHYSDMFIVGGYKWRILIFPKGNNVDYLSMYLDVADSGTLPYGWSRYAHFSLAVVNQIQTKYSIRKDTQHQFNARESDWGFTSFMPLGDLYDPSRGYLVNDTVVVEAEVAVRKVLDYWSYDSKKETGYVGLKNQGATCYMNSLLQTLYHIPYFRKAVYHMPTTENDMPSGSIPLALQSLFYKLQYNDSSVATKELTKSFGWDTYDSFMQHDVQELNRVLCEKLEDKMKGTVVEGTIQQLFEGHHMNYIECINVDYKSTRKESFYDLQLDVKGCRDVYASFDKYVEVERLEGDNKYHAEEHGLQDAKKGVLFIDFPPVLQLQLKRFEYDFMRDTMVKINDRYEFPLQLDLDRENGKYLSPDSDKSVRNLYTLHSVLVHSGGVHGGHYYAFIRPTLSDQWYKFDDERVTKEDVKRALEEQYGGEEELPQTNPGFNNTPFKFTKYSNAYMLVYIRDSDKDKIICNVDEKDIAEHLRIRLKKEQEEKEDKRRYKAQAHLYTIIKVARDEDLAEQIGRDIYFDLVDHDKVRSFRIQKQTPFNLFKEEVAKEFGIPVQFQRFWIWAKRQNHTYRPNRPLTPQEELQSVGHLREVSNKTHNAELKLFLEVEFGPDLRPIPLPDKTKEDILLFFKLYEPQKRELRFVGRLFVKSSSKPVDILAKLNQLAGFGPDEEIELYEEIKFEPCIMCEHLDKRTSFRLSQIEDGDIICFQKSTPLESEEECKYPDVPSFLEYVHNRQIVHFRSLEKPKEEDFSLELSKLHTYDDVVEKVARQIGLEDPTKIRLTAHNCYSQQPKPQPIKYRGVEHLTDMLVHYNQSSDILYYEVLDIPLPELQGLKNLKVAFHHATKDEVVIHNIRLPKQSTVGDVINVLKTKVELSHPNAELRLLEVFYHKIYKIFPHTEKIENINDQYWTLRAEEIPEEEKNLAVHDRLIHVYHFTKDTAQNQMQVQNFGEPFFLVIHEGETLAEVKVRVQKKLQVPDDEFSKWKFAFLSLGRPEYLQDSDIVSSRFQRRDVYGAWEQYLGLEHSDNAPKRAYAANQNRHAYEKPVKIYN, encoded by the exons ATGACTATGATGACTCCTGCACCGTTAGAT CAGCAAGAGGACGAAGAGATGCTTGTGCCGCACTCGGATTTGGTCGAAGGCCCTCAGCCCATGGAAG CCCAAGTGGAGCCCGCTGCTAGTACAGTTGAAAGTCAGCCAGTGGAGGATCCTCCAACCATGAAATTCACTTGGACTATTGAGAACTTTGCTAGGTTGAACACCAAGAAGCACTACTCTGACATGTTTATTGTTGGCGGCTATAAATG GCGGATACTAATATTTCCCAAGGGAAACAATGTGGACTACTTGTCAATGTATTTGGATGTGGCGGATTCTGGGACATTGCCATATGGGTGGAGTAGATATGCGCACTTCAGCTTGGCTGTAGTTAATCAGATCCAGACCAAGTACTCAATAAGAAAGG ATACACAACATCAGTTCAATGCAAGAGAAAGTGACTGGGGATTCACATCATTCATGCCGCTCGGTGATCTTTATGACCCTAGTAGGGGGTATCTGGTGAATGATACAGTCGTCGTTGAAGCTGAGGTTGCTGTCCGTAAGGTTCTTGATTACTGGTCGTATGACTCAAAAAAGGAAACTGGTTATGTTGGGCTCAAGAATCAGGGAGCAACATGCTATATGAATTCTCTACTCCAGACTTTGTACCATATACCTTACTTCAGAAAG GCTGTGTATCATATGCCAACAACTGAGAATGACATGCCTTCAGGAAGCATCCCTTTGGCACTACAAAGTTTATTCTATAAGCTTCAATACAATGACAGCAGTGTTGCAACAAAAGAATTGACCAAGTCTTTTGGATGGGATACATATGATTCCTTTATGCAACATGATGTGCAGGAGCTTAATAGAGTTCTTTGTGAAAAGCTTGAAGATAAAATGAAG GGAACTGTTGTGGAGGGTACAATACAGCAGTTATTTGAAGGACATCACATGAATTACATTGAATGCATAAATGTGGATTACAAATCTACAAGAAAAGAATCATTTTATG ACCTCCAGCTTGATGTCAAAGGCTGTCGGGATGTTTATGCTTCTTTTGACAAGTATGTGGAAGTTGAGCGTCTTGAGGGTGACAATAAATACCATGCTGAAGAACATGGTTTGCAG GATGCTAAGAAGGGTGTCCTGTTTATTGACTTCCCTCCCGTTCTTCAACTTCAGTTAAAGCGATTTGAATATGATTTTATGCGAGATACAATGGTTAAG ATAAATGATCGCTATGAATTTCCTCTTCAACTTGACCTTGATAGGGAGAATGGCAAATATCTATCACCTGACTCAGATAAGAGTGTCCGCAACCTCTACACTCTTCATAG TGTCTTGGTTCATAGTGGTGGGGTGCACGGCGGACATTACTATGCTTTTATCAGGCCAACCCTCTCTGACCAGTG GTACAAGTTTGATGATGAACGTGTGACAAAAGAGGATGTGAAGAGGGCATTAGAAGAGCAATATGGTGGTGAGGAAGAG TTGCCACAGACCAATCCTGGCTTTAATAATACTCCtttcaaatttacaaaatACTCGAATGCATACATGCTTGTGTATATACGGGACAGTGATAAGGACAAAATAATATGTAACGTTGATGAGAAAGACATAGCTGAACACTTACGG aTAAGGTTGaagaaagaacaagaagaaaaagaagacaaaaggaGATATAAGGCACAAGCACACCTCTATACGATTATTAAG GTTGCTCGAGATGAGGACCTGGCAGAACAAATTGGAAGGGATATATATTTTGATCTTGTGGACCATGACAAAGTTCGTAGTTTCCGTATTCAGAAACAGACACCATTTAATCTTTTCAAG GAGGAGGTTGCAAAAGAGTTTGGTATACCAGTGCAATTTCAGCGCTTCTGGATTTGGGCTAAGAGACAAAACCACACATATCGCCCCAATCGACCATTGACACCTCAAGAAGAACTACAATCA GTCGGACACTTGAGAGAGGTATCAAATAAAACACACAATGCAGAGCTGAAGCTGTTTTTGGAAGTAGAGTTTGGGCCG GATCTACGCCCTATTCCTCTGCCCGACAAAACCAAGGAAGATATCCTGCTGTTCTTTAAGCTTTATGAACCTCAGAAACGAGAACTACG TTTTGTCGGTAGGCTATTTGTGAAGAGTTCTAGTAAGCCAGTAGATATTTTGGCAAAATTAAATCAATTGGCTGGTTTTGGCCCCgatgaagaaattgaacttTATGAG GAAATAAAGTTTGAGCCTTGTATCATGTGCGAACACCTTGACAAGAGGACCTCATTTCGATTAAGTCAG ATTGAAGATGGAGACATCATTTGCTTTCAGAAATCTACTCCacttgaaagtgaagaagaaTGTAAATATCCTGATGTTCCTTCATTTTTGGAATATGTACACAATCGCCAG ATTGTTCATTTCCGTTCTTTGGAGAAACCGAAGGAGGAGGATTTTAGTTTAGAATT GTCAAAGCTACACACTTATGATGATGTGGTGGAGAAGGTGGCTCGCCAAATTGGTTTGGAAGATCCTACTAAAATCAGACTCACCGCTCATAACTGCTATTCTCAACAACCTAAGCCCCAACCAATCAAATATCGGGGAGTAGAGCATTTAACAGATATGCTAGTCCATTACAATCAA AGCTCTGATATTTTGTATTATGAGGTCTTGGACATCCCTCTTCCAGAATTGCAAGGCCTAAAAAACCTGAAAGTTGCTTTTCATCATGCTACAAAAGATGAG GTGGTGATTCACAATATTAGATTGCCAAAACAGAGCACTGTTGGCGATGTGATTAATGTACTTAAAACAAAG GTAGAGCTGTCTCATCCAAATGCAGAACTCAGACTGCTCGAGGTTTTCTATCACAAGATCTACAAG ATCTTCCCACACACTGAAAAGATTGAGAACATAAATGACCAGTACTGGACTTTGCGTGCTGAGGAG ATTccagaagaagagaaaaacttgGCTGTCCATGATCGCTTGATTCATGTTTACCACTTTACAAAGGACACTGCACAGAACCAGATG cAAGTACAAAATTTCGGGGAACCTTTCTTCTTGGTCATCCATGAAGGTGAAACTTTAGCTGAAGTTAAAGTACGCGTACAAAAGAAATTACAGGTCCCCGATGATGAGTTTTCAAAG TGGAAGTTTGCATTCTTGTCACTCGGTCGTCCAGAGTACTTACAGGATTCTGATATTGTTTCCAGCCGATTTCAG AGAAGAGATGTTTATGGTGCTTGGGAGCAGTACCTTGGGTTGGAGCACTCGGATAATGCTCCTAAGAGAGCTTATGCCGCAAATCAA AACCGTCACGCATATGAGAAGCcagttaaaatatacaactaA
- the LOC18769796 gene encoding ubiquitin carboxyl-terminal hydrolase 12 isoform X2 yields the protein MTMMTPAPLDQEDEEMLVPHSDLVEGPQPMEVAQVEPAASTVESQPVEDPPTMKFTWTIENFARLNTKKHYSDMFIVGGYKWRILIFPKGNNVDYLSMYLDVADSGTLPYGWSRYAHFSLAVVNQIQTKYSIRKDTQHQFNARESDWGFTSFMPLGDLYDPSRGYLVNDTVVVEAEVAVRKVLDYWSYDSKKETGYVGLKNQGATCYMNSLLQTLYHIPYFRKAVYHMPTTENDMPSGSIPLALQSLFYKLQYNDSSVATKELTKSFGWDTYDSFMQHDVQELNRVLCEKLEDKMKGTVVEGTIQQLFEGHHMNYIECINVDYKSTRKESFYDLQLDVKGCRDVYASFDKYVEVERLEGDNKYHAEEHGLQDAKKGVLFIDFPPVLQLQLKRFEYDFMRDTMVKINDRYEFPLQLDLDRENGKYLSPDSDKSVRNLYTLHSVLVHSGGVHGGHYYAFIRPTLSDQWYKFDDERVTKEDVKRALEEQYGGEEELPQTNPGFNNTPFKFTKYSNAYMLVYIRDSDKDKIICNVDEKDIAEHLRIRLKKEQEEKEDKRRYKAQAHLYTIIKVARDEDLAEQIGRDIYFDLVDHDKVRSFRIQKQTPFNLFKEEVAKEFGIPVQFQRFWIWAKRQNHTYRPNRPLTPQEELQSVGHLREVSNKTHNAELKLFLEVEFGPDLRPIPLPDKTKEDILLFFKLYEPQKRELRFVGRLFVKSSSKPVDILAKLNQLAGFGPDEEIELYEEIKFEPCIMCEHLDKRTSFRLSQIEDGDIICFQKSTPLESEEECKYPDVPSFLEYVHNRQIVHFRSLEKPKEEDFSLELSKLHTYDDVVEKVARQIGLEDPTKIRLTAHNCYSQQPKPQPIKYRGVEHLTDMLVHYNQSSDILYYEVLDIPLPELQGLKNLKVAFHHATKDEVVIHNIRLPKQSTVGDVINVLKTKVELSHPNAELRLLEVFYHKIYKIFPHTEKIENINDQYWTLRAEEIPEEEKNLAVHDRLIHVYHFTKDTAQNQMQVQNFGEPFFLVIHEGETLAEVKVRVQKKLQVPDDEFSKWKFAFLSLGRPEYLQDSDIVSSRFQRRDVYGAWEQYLGLEHSDNAPKRAYAANQNRHAYEKPVKIYN from the exons ATGACTATGATGACTCCTGCACCGTTAGAT CAAGAGGACGAAGAGATGCTTGTGCCGCACTCGGATTTGGTCGAAGGCCCTCAGCCCATGGAAG TAGCCCAAGTGGAGCCCGCTGCTAGTACAGTTGAAAGTCAGCCAGTGGAGGATCCTCCAACCATGAAATTCACTTGGACTATTGAGAACTTTGCTAGGTTGAACACCAAGAAGCACTACTCTGACATGTTTATTGTTGGCGGCTATAAATG GCGGATACTAATATTTCCCAAGGGAAACAATGTGGACTACTTGTCAATGTATTTGGATGTGGCGGATTCTGGGACATTGCCATATGGGTGGAGTAGATATGCGCACTTCAGCTTGGCTGTAGTTAATCAGATCCAGACCAAGTACTCAATAAGAAAGG ATACACAACATCAGTTCAATGCAAGAGAAAGTGACTGGGGATTCACATCATTCATGCCGCTCGGTGATCTTTATGACCCTAGTAGGGGGTATCTGGTGAATGATACAGTCGTCGTTGAAGCTGAGGTTGCTGTCCGTAAGGTTCTTGATTACTGGTCGTATGACTCAAAAAAGGAAACTGGTTATGTTGGGCTCAAGAATCAGGGAGCAACATGCTATATGAATTCTCTACTCCAGACTTTGTACCATATACCTTACTTCAGAAAG GCTGTGTATCATATGCCAACAACTGAGAATGACATGCCTTCAGGAAGCATCCCTTTGGCACTACAAAGTTTATTCTATAAGCTTCAATACAATGACAGCAGTGTTGCAACAAAAGAATTGACCAAGTCTTTTGGATGGGATACATATGATTCCTTTATGCAACATGATGTGCAGGAGCTTAATAGAGTTCTTTGTGAAAAGCTTGAAGATAAAATGAAG GGAACTGTTGTGGAGGGTACAATACAGCAGTTATTTGAAGGACATCACATGAATTACATTGAATGCATAAATGTGGATTACAAATCTACAAGAAAAGAATCATTTTATG ACCTCCAGCTTGATGTCAAAGGCTGTCGGGATGTTTATGCTTCTTTTGACAAGTATGTGGAAGTTGAGCGTCTTGAGGGTGACAATAAATACCATGCTGAAGAACATGGTTTGCAG GATGCTAAGAAGGGTGTCCTGTTTATTGACTTCCCTCCCGTTCTTCAACTTCAGTTAAAGCGATTTGAATATGATTTTATGCGAGATACAATGGTTAAG ATAAATGATCGCTATGAATTTCCTCTTCAACTTGACCTTGATAGGGAGAATGGCAAATATCTATCACCTGACTCAGATAAGAGTGTCCGCAACCTCTACACTCTTCATAG TGTCTTGGTTCATAGTGGTGGGGTGCACGGCGGACATTACTATGCTTTTATCAGGCCAACCCTCTCTGACCAGTG GTACAAGTTTGATGATGAACGTGTGACAAAAGAGGATGTGAAGAGGGCATTAGAAGAGCAATATGGTGGTGAGGAAGAG TTGCCACAGACCAATCCTGGCTTTAATAATACTCCtttcaaatttacaaaatACTCGAATGCATACATGCTTGTGTATATACGGGACAGTGATAAGGACAAAATAATATGTAACGTTGATGAGAAAGACATAGCTGAACACTTACGG aTAAGGTTGaagaaagaacaagaagaaaaagaagacaaaaggaGATATAAGGCACAAGCACACCTCTATACGATTATTAAG GTTGCTCGAGATGAGGACCTGGCAGAACAAATTGGAAGGGATATATATTTTGATCTTGTGGACCATGACAAAGTTCGTAGTTTCCGTATTCAGAAACAGACACCATTTAATCTTTTCAAG GAGGAGGTTGCAAAAGAGTTTGGTATACCAGTGCAATTTCAGCGCTTCTGGATTTGGGCTAAGAGACAAAACCACACATATCGCCCCAATCGACCATTGACACCTCAAGAAGAACTACAATCA GTCGGACACTTGAGAGAGGTATCAAATAAAACACACAATGCAGAGCTGAAGCTGTTTTTGGAAGTAGAGTTTGGGCCG GATCTACGCCCTATTCCTCTGCCCGACAAAACCAAGGAAGATATCCTGCTGTTCTTTAAGCTTTATGAACCTCAGAAACGAGAACTACG TTTTGTCGGTAGGCTATTTGTGAAGAGTTCTAGTAAGCCAGTAGATATTTTGGCAAAATTAAATCAATTGGCTGGTTTTGGCCCCgatgaagaaattgaacttTATGAG GAAATAAAGTTTGAGCCTTGTATCATGTGCGAACACCTTGACAAGAGGACCTCATTTCGATTAAGTCAG ATTGAAGATGGAGACATCATTTGCTTTCAGAAATCTACTCCacttgaaagtgaagaagaaTGTAAATATCCTGATGTTCCTTCATTTTTGGAATATGTACACAATCGCCAG ATTGTTCATTTCCGTTCTTTGGAGAAACCGAAGGAGGAGGATTTTAGTTTAGAATT GTCAAAGCTACACACTTATGATGATGTGGTGGAGAAGGTGGCTCGCCAAATTGGTTTGGAAGATCCTACTAAAATCAGACTCACCGCTCATAACTGCTATTCTCAACAACCTAAGCCCCAACCAATCAAATATCGGGGAGTAGAGCATTTAACAGATATGCTAGTCCATTACAATCAA AGCTCTGATATTTTGTATTATGAGGTCTTGGACATCCCTCTTCCAGAATTGCAAGGCCTAAAAAACCTGAAAGTTGCTTTTCATCATGCTACAAAAGATGAG GTGGTGATTCACAATATTAGATTGCCAAAACAGAGCACTGTTGGCGATGTGATTAATGTACTTAAAACAAAG GTAGAGCTGTCTCATCCAAATGCAGAACTCAGACTGCTCGAGGTTTTCTATCACAAGATCTACAAG ATCTTCCCACACACTGAAAAGATTGAGAACATAAATGACCAGTACTGGACTTTGCGTGCTGAGGAG ATTccagaagaagagaaaaacttgGCTGTCCATGATCGCTTGATTCATGTTTACCACTTTACAAAGGACACTGCACAGAACCAGATG cAAGTACAAAATTTCGGGGAACCTTTCTTCTTGGTCATCCATGAAGGTGAAACTTTAGCTGAAGTTAAAGTACGCGTACAAAAGAAATTACAGGTCCCCGATGATGAGTTTTCAAAG TGGAAGTTTGCATTCTTGTCACTCGGTCGTCCAGAGTACTTACAGGATTCTGATATTGTTTCCAGCCGATTTCAG AGAAGAGATGTTTATGGTGCTTGGGAGCAGTACCTTGGGTTGGAGCACTCGGATAATGCTCCTAAGAGAGCTTATGCCGCAAATCAA AACCGTCACGCATATGAGAAGCcagttaaaatatacaactaA